In one Brienomyrus brachyistius isolate T26 chromosome 7, BBRACH_0.4, whole genome shotgun sequence genomic region, the following are encoded:
- the LOC125746770 gene encoding uncharacterized protein LOC125746770 isoform X34 → MMALGVNLMVICLVVVHYTDVGRSAGIGFPVKCDLGAGSSGTSSGPSEVQVAKSTSGSKEGTASYLTGTVGSQSGQGSFQYVAVQPDSGPIGRYASTVFVDFGRVQGQVVSQQGLTGSQQLGSGQGYAGAQQQLYQGQTSAQQPGSKQSYTTAQQLASQQGLTGSQQLGSGQGYAGAQQQWSQALTSAQQPGSKQSYTTAQQLASQQGLTGSQQLGSGQGYVGAQQQWSQGLTSAQQPGSKQSYTTAQQLTSQQGLTGSQQLGSGQGYAGAQQQWSQGQTSAQQPGSKQSYTTAQQLASQQGLTGSQQLGSGQGAVGAQQQWSQALTSAQQLASQQGPTGSQQLGSGQGYAGAQQQWSQALTTAQQLASQQGLTGSQQLGSGQGYAGAQQQWSQGQTSAQQPGSKQSYTTAQQLASQQGLTGSQQLGSGQGAVGAQQQWSQGLTTAQQQWSQGLTSAQQPGSKQSYTTAQQLASQQGPTGSQQLGSGQGYAGAQQQWSQALTTAQQLASQQGLTSAQQPGFKQSYSTAQQLASQQGLTGSQQLGSGQGCAGAQQQWSQALTSAQQLASQQGLTGSQQLGSGQGYAGAQQQWSQALTTAQQLASQQGLTSAQQPGSKQSYTTAQQLASQQGLTGSQQLGSGQGYVGAQQQWSQGQTSAQQPGSKQSYTTAQQLASQQGLTGSQQLGSGQGYVGAQQQWSQGLTSAQQPGSKQSYTTAQQLASQQGLTGSQQLGSGQGYVGAQQQWSQGQTSAQQPGSKQSYTTAQQLASQQGLTGSQQLGSGQGYVGAQQQWSQGLTTAQQLASQQGLTGSQQLGSGQGYAGAQQQWSQGLTSAQQPGSKQSYTTAQQLASQQGLTGSQQLGSGQGYAGAQQQWSQGLTSAQQPGSKQSYTTAQQLASQQGLTGSQQLGSGQGFAGAQQLASRQGNCSSWTLYQKGVGSQQDYPTDQGLVSQQGSGTAVSLVSGQTFGSIQGFGSQAAWSSGSAKGEYQLGSALAPSALNPGRG, encoded by the exons ATGATGGCGCTTGGAGTTAATTTAAT GGTGATTTGCTTGGTGGTTGTCCACTACACTGATGTGGGACGGA GCGCTGGCATTGGATTTCCTGTGAAATGCGACTTGGGTGCTGGGTCTTCTGGCACCAGCTCTGGTCCCAGTGAGGTGCAAGTGGCAAAAAGCACCTCTGGTTCTAAGGAAGGCACTGCATCATACTTAACTGGCACTGTAGGTTCCCAGAGTGGCCAAGGATCTTTCCAATATGTGGCAGTCCAGCCTGACTCTGGCCCTATTGGTAGATATGCTTCTACAGTATTTGTTGACTTCGGTAGGGTACAGGGGCAAGTAGTGTCCCAGCAAGGCCTAACTGGTTCCCAGCAGCTAGGATCAGGACAGGGTTATGCTGGTGCCCAGCAGCAATTATACCAAGGCCAAACCAGTGCCCAGCAAC CTGGTTCTAAGCAGAGCTACACCACtgcccagcagctggcctctcagCAAGGCCTAACTGGTTCCCAGCAGCTAGGCTCAGGACAGGGTTATGCTGGTGCCCAACAGCAATGGTCCCAGGCCTTAACCAGTGCCCAGCAACCTG GTTCTAAGCAGAGCTACACCACTGCCCAGCAGCTGGCATCTCAGCAAGGCTTAACTGGTTCCCAGCAGCTAGGATCAGGACAGGGTTATGTTGGTGCCCAGCAGCAATGGTCCCAAGGCTTAACCAGTGCCCAGCAAC CTGGTTCTAAGCAGAGCTACACCACTGCCCAGCAGCTGACCTCTCAGCAAGGCCTAACTGGTTCCCAGCAGCTAGGATCAGGACAGGGTTATGCTGGTGCCCAGCAGCAATGGTCCCAAGGCCAAACCAGTGCCCAGCAACCTGGTTCTAAGCAGAGCTACACCACtgcccagcagctggcctctcagCAAGGCCTAACTGGTTCCCAGCAGCTAGGATCAGGACAGGGTGCTGTTGGTGCCCAGCAGCAATGGTCCCAGGCCTTAACCAGTGCCCAGCAGCTGGCATCTCAGCAAGGCCCAACTGGTTCCCAGCAACTAGGTTCAGGACAGGGTTATGCTGGTGCCCAGCAGCAATGGTCCCAAGCCTTAACCACtgcccagcagctggc CTCTCAGCAAGGCCTAACTGGTTCCCAGCAGCTAGGATCAGGACAGGGTTATGCTGGTGCCCAGCAGCAATGGTCCCAAGGCCAAACCAGTGCCCAGCAACCTGGTTCTAAGCAGAGCTACACCACtgcccagcagctggcctctcagCAAGGCCTAACTGGTTCCCAGCAGCTAGGATCAGGACAGGGTGCTGTTGGTGCCCAGCAGCAATGGTCCCAAGGCTTAACCACTGCCCAGCAGCAATGGTCCCAAGGCCTAACCAGTGCCCAGCAACCTGGTTCTAAGCAGAGCTACACCACTGCCCAACAGCTGGCATCTCAGCAAGGCCCAACTGGTTCCCAGCAACTAGGTTCAGGACAGGGTTATGCTGGTGCCCAGCAGCAATGGTCCCAAGCCTTAACCACtgcccagcagctggcctctcagCAAGGCCTAACCAGTGCCCAGCAACCTGGTTTTAAGCAGAGCTACTCCACtgcccagcagctggcctctcagCAAGGCCTAACTGGTTCCCAGCAGCTAGGATCAGGACAGGGTTGTGCTGGTGCCCAGCAGCAATGGTCCCAGGCCTTAACCAGtgcccagcagctggcctctcagCAAGGCCTAACAGGTTCCCAGCAGCTAGGATCAGGACAGGGTTATGCTGGTGCCCAGCAGCAATGGTCCCAAGCCTTAACCACTGCCCAGCAGCTCGCCTCTCAGCAAGGCCTAACCAGTGCCCAGCAACCTGGTTCTAAGCAGAGCTACACCACTGCCCAGCAGCTGGCATCTCAGCAAGGCCTAACTGGTTCCCAGCAGCTAGGATCAGGACAGGGTTATGTTGGTGCCCAGCAGCAATGGTCCCAAGGCCAAACCAGTGCCCAGCAACCTGGTTCTAAGCAGAGCTACACCACTGCCCAGCAGCTGGCATCTCAGCAAG GCCTAACTGGTTCCCAGCAGCTAGGATCAGGACAGGGTTATGTTGGTGCCCAGCAGCAATGGTCCCAAGGCTTAACCAGTGCCCAGCAACCTGGTTCTAAGCAGAGCTACACCACTGCCCAGCAGCTGGCATCTCAGCAAGGCCTAACTGGTTCCCAGCAGCTAGGATCAGGACAGGGTTATGTTGGTGCCCAGCAGCAATGGTCCCAAGGCCAAACCAGTGCCCAGCAACCTGGTTCTAAGCAGAGCTACACCACtgcccagcagctggcctctcagCAAGGCCTAACTGGTTCCCAGCAGCTAGGATCAGGACAGGGTTATGTTGGTGCCCAGCAGCAATGGTCCCAAGGCTTAACCACTGCCCAGCAGCTGGCATCTCAGCAAGGCCTAACTGGTTCCCAGCAGCTAGGATCAGGACAGGGTTATGCTGGTGCCCAGCAGCAATGGTCCCAAGGCTTAACCAGTGCCCAGCAACCTGGTTCTAAGCAGAGCTACACCACTGCCCAGCAGCTGGCATCTCAGCAAGGCCTAACTGGTTCCCAGCAGCTAGGATCAGGACAGGGTTATGCTGGTGCCCAGCAGCAATGGTCCCAAGGCTTAACCAGTGCCCAGCAACCTGGTTCTAAGCAGAGCTATACCACTGCCCAGCAGCTGGCATCTCAGCAAGGCCTAACTGGTTCCCAGCAGCTAGGATCAGGACAGGGTTTTGCTGGtgcccagcagctggcctctcgGCAAGGCAACTGCAGTAGCTGGACCCTCTACCAGAAGGGTGTAGGGTCTCAGCAGGACTACCCCACTGACCAAGGCCTAGTATCCCAGCAGGGCTCTGGAACCGCAGTCAGTTTGGTTTCTGGCCAGACCTTTGGGTCTATTCAAGGCTTTGGTTCCCAGGCTGCCTGGAGTAGTGGGTCTGCAAAGGGAGAGTACCAGCTTGGCTCAGCCTTGGCTCCAAGTGCACTCAACCCTGGAAGAGGTTGA
- the LOC125746770 gene encoding uncharacterized protein LOC125746770 isoform X24, whose protein sequence is MMALGVNLMVICLVVVHYTDVGRSAGIGFPVKCDLGAGSSGTSSGPSEVQVAKSTSGSKEGTASYLTGTVGSQSGQGSFQYVAVQPDSGPIGRYASTVFVDFGRVQGQVVSQQGLTGSQQLGSGQGYAGAQQQLYQGQTSAQQPGSKQSYTTAQQLASQQGLTGSQQLGSGQGYAGAQQQWSQALTSAQQPGFKQSYTSAQQLASQQGLTGSQQLGSGQGYAGAQQQWSQALTTAQQLASQQGLTSAQQPGSKQSYTTAQQLASQQGLTGSQQLGSGQGYVGAQQQWSQGLTSAQQPGSKQSYTTAQQLTSQQGLTGSQQLGSGQGYAGAQQQWSQGQTSAQQPGSKQSYTTAQQLASQQGLTGSQQLGSGQGAVGAQQQWSQALTSAQQLASQQGPTGSQQLGSGQGYAGAQQQWSQALTTAQQLASQQGLTGSQQLGSGQGYAGAQQQWSQGQTSAQQPGSKQSYTTAQQLASQQGLTGSQQLGSGQGAVGAQQQWSQGLTTAQQQWSQGLTSAQQPGSKQSYTTAQQLASQQGPTGSQQLGSGQGYAGAQQQWSQALTTAQQLASQQGLTSAQQPGFKQSYSTAQQLASQQGLTGSQQLGSGQGCAGAQQQWSQALTSAQQLASQQGLTGSQQLGSGQGYAGAQQQWSQALTTAQQLASQQGLTSAQQPGSKQSYTTAQQLASQQGLTGSQQLGSGQGYVGAQQQWSQGQTSAQQPGSKQSYTTAQQLASQQGLTGSQQLGSGQGYVGAQQQWSQGLTSAQQPGSKQSYTTAQQLASQQGLTGSQQLGSGQGYVGAQQQWSQGQTSAQQPGSKQSYTTAQQLASQQGLTGSQQLGSGQGYVGAQQQWSQGLTTAQQLASQQGLTGSQQLGSGQGYAGAQQQWSQGLTSAQQPGSKQSYTTAQQLASQQGLTGSQQLGSGQGYAGAQQQWSQGLTSAQQPGSKQSYTTAQQLASQQGLTGSQQLGSGQGFAGAQQLASRQGNCSSWTLYQKGVGSQQDYPTDQGLVSQQGSGTAVSLVSGQTFGSIQGFGSQAAWSSGSAKGEYQLGSALAPSALNPGRG, encoded by the exons ATGATGGCGCTTGGAGTTAATTTAAT GGTGATTTGCTTGGTGGTTGTCCACTACACTGATGTGGGACGGA GCGCTGGCATTGGATTTCCTGTGAAATGCGACTTGGGTGCTGGGTCTTCTGGCACCAGCTCTGGTCCCAGTGAGGTGCAAGTGGCAAAAAGCACCTCTGGTTCTAAGGAAGGCACTGCATCATACTTAACTGGCACTGTAGGTTCCCAGAGTGGCCAAGGATCTTTCCAATATGTGGCAGTCCAGCCTGACTCTGGCCCTATTGGTAGATATGCTTCTACAGTATTTGTTGACTTCGGTAGGGTACAGGGGCAAGTAGTGTCCCAGCAAGGCCTAACTGGTTCCCAGCAGCTAGGATCAGGACAGGGTTATGCTGGTGCCCAGCAGCAATTATACCAAGGCCAAACCAGTGCCCAGCAAC CTGGTTCTAAGCAGAGCTACACCACtgcccagcagctggcctctcagCAAGGCCTAACTGGTTCCCAGCAGCTAGGCTCAGGACAGGGTTATGCTGGTGCCCAACAGCAATGGTCCCAGGCCTTAACCAGTGCCCAGCAACCTGGTTTTAAGCAGAGTTACACTAGtgcccagcagctggcctctcagCAAGGCCTAACTG GTTCCCAGCAGCTAGGATCAGGACAGGGTTATGCTGGTGCCCAGCAGCAATGGTCCCAAGCCTTAACCACtgcccagcagctggcctctcagCAAGGCCTAACCAGTGCCCAGCAACCAGGTTCTAAGCAGAGCTACACCACTGCCCAGCAGCTGGCATCTCAGCAAGGCTTAACTGGTTCCCAGCAGCTAGGATCAGGACAGGGTTATGTTGGTGCCCAGCAGCAATGGTCCCAAGGCTTAACCAGTGCCCAGCAAC CTGGTTCTAAGCAGAGCTACACCACTGCCCAGCAGCTGACCTCTCAGCAAGGCCTAACTGGTTCCCAGCAGCTAGGATCAGGACAGGGTTATGCTGGTGCCCAGCAGCAATGGTCCCAAGGCCAAACCAGTGCCCAGCAACCTGGTTCTAAGCAGAGCTACACCACtgcccagcagctggcctctcagCAAGGCCTAACTGGTTCCCAGCAGCTAGGATCAGGACAGGGTGCTGTTGGTGCCCAGCAGCAATGGTCCCAGGCCTTAACCAGTGCCCAGCAGCTGGCATCTCAGCAAGGCCCAACTGGTTCCCAGCAACTAGGTTCAGGACAGGGTTATGCTGGTGCCCAGCAGCAATGGTCCCAAGCCTTAACCACtgcccagcagctggc CTCTCAGCAAGGCCTAACTGGTTCCCAGCAGCTAGGATCAGGACAGGGTTATGCTGGTGCCCAGCAGCAATGGTCCCAAGGCCAAACCAGTGCCCAGCAACCTGGTTCTAAGCAGAGCTACACCACtgcccagcagctggcctctcagCAAGGCCTAACTGGTTCCCAGCAGCTAGGATCAGGACAGGGTGCTGTTGGTGCCCAGCAGCAATGGTCCCAAGGCTTAACCACTGCCCAGCAGCAATGGTCCCAAGGCCTAACCAGTGCCCAGCAACCTGGTTCTAAGCAGAGCTACACCACTGCCCAACAGCTGGCATCTCAGCAAGGCCCAACTGGTTCCCAGCAACTAGGTTCAGGACAGGGTTATGCTGGTGCCCAGCAGCAATGGTCCCAAGCCTTAACCACtgcccagcagctggcctctcagCAAGGCCTAACCAGTGCCCAGCAACCTGGTTTTAAGCAGAGCTACTCCACtgcccagcagctggcctctcagCAAGGCCTAACTGGTTCCCAGCAGCTAGGATCAGGACAGGGTTGTGCTGGTGCCCAGCAGCAATGGTCCCAGGCCTTAACCAGtgcccagcagctggcctctcagCAAGGCCTAACAGGTTCCCAGCAGCTAGGATCAGGACAGGGTTATGCTGGTGCCCAGCAGCAATGGTCCCAAGCCTTAACCACTGCCCAGCAGCTCGCCTCTCAGCAAGGCCTAACCAGTGCCCAGCAACCTGGTTCTAAGCAGAGCTACACCACTGCCCAGCAGCTGGCATCTCAGCAAGGCCTAACTGGTTCCCAGCAGCTAGGATCAGGACAGGGTTATGTTGGTGCCCAGCAGCAATGGTCCCAAGGCCAAACCAGTGCCCAGCAACCTGGTTCTAAGCAGAGCTACACCACTGCCCAGCAGCTGGCATCTCAGCAAG GCCTAACTGGTTCCCAGCAGCTAGGATCAGGACAGGGTTATGTTGGTGCCCAGCAGCAATGGTCCCAAGGCTTAACCAGTGCCCAGCAACCTGGTTCTAAGCAGAGCTACACCACTGCCCAGCAGCTGGCATCTCAGCAAGGCCTAACTGGTTCCCAGCAGCTAGGATCAGGACAGGGTTATGTTGGTGCCCAGCAGCAATGGTCCCAAGGCCAAACCAGTGCCCAGCAACCTGGTTCTAAGCAGAGCTACACCACtgcccagcagctggcctctcagCAAGGCCTAACTGGTTCCCAGCAGCTAGGATCAGGACAGGGTTATGTTGGTGCCCAGCAGCAATGGTCCCAAGGCTTAACCACTGCCCAGCAGCTGGCATCTCAGCAAGGCCTAACTGGTTCCCAGCAGCTAGGATCAGGACAGGGTTATGCTGGTGCCCAGCAGCAATGGTCCCAAGGCTTAACCAGTGCCCAGCAACCTGGTTCTAAGCAGAGCTACACCACTGCCCAGCAGCTGGCATCTCAGCAAGGCCTAACTGGTTCCCAGCAGCTAGGATCAGGACAGGGTTATGCTGGTGCCCAGCAGCAATGGTCCCAAGGCTTAACCAGTGCCCAGCAACCTGGTTCTAAGCAGAGCTATACCACTGCCCAGCAGCTGGCATCTCAGCAAGGCCTAACTGGTTCCCAGCAGCTAGGATCAGGACAGGGTTTTGCTGGtgcccagcagctggcctctcgGCAAGGCAACTGCAGTAGCTGGACCCTCTACCAGAAGGGTGTAGGGTCTCAGCAGGACTACCCCACTGACCAAGGCCTAGTATCCCAGCAGGGCTCTGGAACCGCAGTCAGTTTGGTTTCTGGCCAGACCTTTGGGTCTATTCAAGGCTTTGGTTCCCAGGCTGCCTGGAGTAGTGGGTCTGCAAAGGGAGAGTACCAGCTTGGCTCAGCCTTGGCTCCAAGTGCACTCAACCCTGGAAGAGGTTGA
- the LOC125746770 gene encoding uncharacterized protein LOC125746770 isoform X5: MMALGVNLMVICLVVVHYTDVGRSAGIGFPVKCDLGAGSSGTSSGPSEVQVAKSTSGSKEGTASYLTGTVGSQSGQGSFQYVAVQPDSGPIGRYASTVFVDFGRVQGQVVSQQGLTGSQQLGSGQGYAGAQQQLYQGQTSAQQPGSKQSYTTAQQLASQQGLTGSQQLGSGQGYAGAQQQWSQALTSAQQPGSKQSYTTAQQLASQQGPTGSQQLGSGQGYAGAQQQWSQALTTAQQLASQQGLTSAQQPGSKQSYTTAQQLASQQGPTGSQQLGSGQGYAGAQQQWSQALTTAQQLASQQGLTSAQQPGSKQSYTTAQQLASQQGLTGSQQLGSGQGYVGAQQQWSQGLTSAQQPGSKQSYTTAQQLTSQQGLTGSQQLGSGQGYAGAQQQWSQGQTSAQQPGSKQSYTTAQQLASQQGLTGSQQLGSGQGAVGAQQQWSQALTSAQQLASQQGPTGSQQLGSGQGYAGAQQQWSQALTTAQQLASQQGLTGSQQLGSGQGYAGAQQQWSQGQTSAQQPGSKQSYTTAQQLASQQGLTGSQQLGSGQGAVGAQQQWSQGLTTAQQQWSQGLTSAQQPGSKQSYTTAQQLASQQGPTGSQQLGSGQGYAGAQQQWSQALTTAQQLASQQGLTSAQQPGFKQSYSTAQQLASQQGLTGSQQLGSGQGCAGAQQQWSQALTSAQQLASQQGLTGSQQLGSGQGYAGAQQQWSQALTTAQQLASQQGLTSAQQPGSKQSYTTAQQLASQQGLTGSQQLGSGQGYVGAQQQWSQGQTSAQQPGSKQSYTTAQQLASQQGLTGSQQLGSGQGYVGAQQQWSQGLTSAQQPGSKQSYTTAQQLASQQGLTGSQQLGSGQGYVGAQQQWSQGQTSAQQPGSKQSYTTAQQLASQQGLTGSQQLGSGQGYVGAQQQWSQGLTTAQQLASQQGLTGSQQLGSGQGYAGAQQQWSQGLTSAQQPGSKQSYTTAQQLASQQGLTGSQQLGSGQGYAGAQQQWSQGLTSAQQPGSKQSYTTAQQLASQQGLTGSQQLGSGQGFAGAQQLASRQGNCSSWTLYQKGVGSQQDYPTDQGLVSQQGSGTAVSLVSGQTFGSIQGFGSQAAWSSGSAKGEYQLGSALAPSALNPGRG, from the exons ATGATGGCGCTTGGAGTTAATTTAAT GGTGATTTGCTTGGTGGTTGTCCACTACACTGATGTGGGACGGA GCGCTGGCATTGGATTTCCTGTGAAATGCGACTTGGGTGCTGGGTCTTCTGGCACCAGCTCTGGTCCCAGTGAGGTGCAAGTGGCAAAAAGCACCTCTGGTTCTAAGGAAGGCACTGCATCATACTTAACTGGCACTGTAGGTTCCCAGAGTGGCCAAGGATCTTTCCAATATGTGGCAGTCCAGCCTGACTCTGGCCCTATTGGTAGATATGCTTCTACAGTATTTGTTGACTTCGGTAGGGTACAGGGGCAAGTAGTGTCCCAGCAAGGCCTAACTGGTTCCCAGCAGCTAGGATCAGGACAGGGTTATGCTGGTGCCCAGCAGCAATTATACCAAGGCCAAACCAGTGCCCAGCAAC CTGGTTCTAAGCAGAGCTACACCACtgcccagcagctggcctctcagCAAGGCCTAACTGGTTCCCAGCAGCTAGGCTCAGGACAGGGTTATGCTGGTGCCCAACAGCAATGGTCCCAGGCCTTAACCAGTGCCCAGCAAC CTGGTTCTAAGCAGAGCTACACCACTGCCCAACAGCTGGCATCTCAGCAAGGCCCAACTGGTTCCCAGCAACTAGGTTCAGGACAGGGTTATGCTGGTGCCCAGCAGCAATGGTCCCAAGCCTTAACCACtgcccagcagctggcctctcagCAAGGCCTAACCAGTGCCCAGCAAC CTGGTTCTAAGCAGAGCTACACCACTGCCCAACAGCTGGCATCTCAGCAAGGCCCAACTG GTTCCCAGCAGCTAGGATCAGGACAGGGTTATGCTGGTGCCCAGCAGCAATGGTCCCAAGCCTTAACCACtgcccagcagctggcctctcagCAAGGCCTAACCAGTGCCCAGCAACCAGGTTCTAAGCAGAGCTACACCACTGCCCAGCAGCTGGCATCTCAGCAAGGCTTAACTGGTTCCCAGCAGCTAGGATCAGGACAGGGTTATGTTGGTGCCCAGCAGCAATGGTCCCAAGGCTTAACCAGTGCCCAGCAAC CTGGTTCTAAGCAGAGCTACACCACTGCCCAGCAGCTGACCTCTCAGCAAGGCCTAACTGGTTCCCAGCAGCTAGGATCAGGACAGGGTTATGCTGGTGCCCAGCAGCAATGGTCCCAAGGCCAAACCAGTGCCCAGCAACCTGGTTCTAAGCAGAGCTACACCACtgcccagcagctggcctctcagCAAGGCCTAACTGGTTCCCAGCAGCTAGGATCAGGACAGGGTGCTGTTGGTGCCCAGCAGCAATGGTCCCAGGCCTTAACCAGTGCCCAGCAGCTGGCATCTCAGCAAGGCCCAACTGGTTCCCAGCAACTAGGTTCAGGACAGGGTTATGCTGGTGCCCAGCAGCAATGGTCCCAAGCCTTAACCACtgcccagcagctggc CTCTCAGCAAGGCCTAACTGGTTCCCAGCAGCTAGGATCAGGACAGGGTTATGCTGGTGCCCAGCAGCAATGGTCCCAAGGCCAAACCAGTGCCCAGCAACCTGGTTCTAAGCAGAGCTACACCACtgcccagcagctggcctctcagCAAGGCCTAACTGGTTCCCAGCAGCTAGGATCAGGACAGGGTGCTGTTGGTGCCCAGCAGCAATGGTCCCAAGGCTTAACCACTGCCCAGCAGCAATGGTCCCAAGGCCTAACCAGTGCCCAGCAACCTGGTTCTAAGCAGAGCTACACCACTGCCCAACAGCTGGCATCTCAGCAAGGCCCAACTGGTTCCCAGCAACTAGGTTCAGGACAGGGTTATGCTGGTGCCCAGCAGCAATGGTCCCAAGCCTTAACCACtgcccagcagctggcctctcagCAAGGCCTAACCAGTGCCCAGCAACCTGGTTTTAAGCAGAGCTACTCCACtgcccagcagctggcctctcagCAAGGCCTAACTGGTTCCCAGCAGCTAGGATCAGGACAGGGTTGTGCTGGTGCCCAGCAGCAATGGTCCCAGGCCTTAACCAGtgcccagcagctggcctctcagCAAGGCCTAACAGGTTCCCAGCAGCTAGGATCAGGACAGGGTTATGCTGGTGCCCAGCAGCAATGGTCCCAAGCCTTAACCACTGCCCAGCAGCTCGCCTCTCAGCAAGGCCTAACCAGTGCCCAGCAACCTGGTTCTAAGCAGAGCTACACCACTGCCCAGCAGCTGGCATCTCAGCAAGGCCTAACTGGTTCCCAGCAGCTAGGATCAGGACAGGGTTATGTTGGTGCCCAGCAGCAATGGTCCCAAGGCCAAACCAGTGCCCAGCAACCTGGTTCTAAGCAGAGCTACACCACTGCCCAGCAGCTGGCATCTCAGCAAG GCCTAACTGGTTCCCAGCAGCTAGGATCAGGACAGGGTTATGTTGGTGCCCAGCAGCAATGGTCCCAAGGCTTAACCAGTGCCCAGCAACCTGGTTCTAAGCAGAGCTACACCACTGCCCAGCAGCTGGCATCTCAGCAAGGCCTAACTGGTTCCCAGCAGCTAGGATCAGGACAGGGTTATGTTGGTGCCCAGCAGCAATGGTCCCAAGGCCAAACCAGTGCCCAGCAACCTGGTTCTAAGCAGAGCTACACCACtgcccagcagctggcctctcagCAAGGCCTAACTGGTTCCCAGCAGCTAGGATCAGGACAGGGTTATGTTGGTGCCCAGCAGCAATGGTCCCAAGGCTTAACCACTGCCCAGCAGCTGGCATCTCAGCAAGGCCTAACTGGTTCCCAGCAGCTAGGATCAGGACAGGGTTATGCTGGTGCCCAGCAGCAATGGTCCCAAGGCTTAACCAGTGCCCAGCAACCTGGTTCTAAGCAGAGCTACACCACTGCCCAGCAGCTGGCATCTCAGCAAGGCCTAACTGGTTCCCAGCAGCTAGGATCAGGACAGGGTTATGCTGGTGCCCAGCAGCAATGGTCCCAAGGCTTAACCAGTGCCCAGCAACCTGGTTCTAAGCAGAGCTATACCACTGCCCAGCAGCTGGCATCTCAGCAAGGCCTAACTGGTTCCCAGCAGCTAGGATCAGGACAGGGTTTTGCTGGtgcccagcagctggcctctcgGCAAGGCAACTGCAGTAGCTGGACCCTCTACCAGAAGGGTGTAGGGTCTCAGCAGGACTACCCCACTGACCAAGGCCTAGTATCCCAGCAGGGCTCTGGAACCGCAGTCAGTTTGGTTTCTGGCCAGACCTTTGGGTCTATTCAAGGCTTTGGTTCCCAGGCTGCCTGGAGTAGTGGGTCTGCAAAGGGAGAGTACCAGCTTGGCTCAGCCTTGGCTCCAAGTGCACTCAACCCTGGAAGAGGTTGA